One part of the Rutidosis leptorrhynchoides isolate AG116_Rl617_1_P2 chromosome 1, CSIRO_AGI_Rlap_v1, whole genome shotgun sequence genome encodes these proteins:
- the LOC139892998 gene encoding uncharacterized protein, whose amino-acid sequence MGSNDDVNVLNQSHLFSKIIRGEAPPCTFTVNGCMFNKVYYLADGIYSEWSTLVKSFKRPIDPKTSKFKKYQESIREDIEWAFAILQGRFQIFQQPAKSYYICKIKRFVLTCVILHNMITEDNGRAFCGLEDDYLPVRRARGTIQERVGKEVRMDAKIRDMNIHRLLRDMLVEHIWRLPPNYRIRHNPTSIPSNNQDEARPSEHEVSIVKFWLPFWLPFWKLKLTDSDMRGGSLGMGSTYSSSLN is encoded by the exons ATGGGATCGAATGACGATGTCAACGTACTAAATCAATCCCATTTGTTTAGCAAAATTATAAGAGGTGAAGCTCCACCATGTACTTTTACGGTTAATGGGTGTATGTTTAACAAGGTTTATTATTTAGCGGACGGAATTTACTCAGAATGGTCAACGTTAGTGAAGTCGTTCAAAAGACCGATCGACCCGAAAACCTCAAAATTCAAGAAATACCAAGAATCGATAAGAGAAGATATTGAATGGGCATTTGCAATACTACAAGGTCGATTCCAAATTTTTCAACAACCGGCAAAATCATATTATATCTGCAAAATTAAAAGATTCGTGTTAACATGTGTGATCTTACATAATATGATAACCGAGGACAATGGTCGTGCATTTTGTGGACTTGAGGATGATTATCTTCCGGTTCGTCGTGCACGAGGAACAATCCAAGAAAGGGTTGGCAAGGAAGTTCGGATGGATGCGAAAATACGAGATATGAACATTCATCGACTACTACGAGATATGCTCGTGGAACACATTTGGAGGCTTCCACCTAATTATCGTATACGACATAATCCAACATCGATACCTTCAAACAATCAAGATGAAGCGCGACCTTCAGAGCACGAAGTGTCCATCGTCAAGTTTTGGCTTCCATTTTGGCTTCCATTTTGGAAGCTAAAATTGACTGACAGTGACATGAGAGGAG GTTCTCTTGGTATGGGTTCGACTTATTCATCATCGCTTAACTGA